From bacterium, a single genomic window includes:
- a CDS encoding 4Fe-4S dicluster domain-containing protein gives MAQVRVGFLVDTSRCIGCRSCQVACKAWNHMDADKTVGKGVYENPTDLTPNLYNRIRFLESADDRGNVKWLFMNERCVHCGDAGCMKVCPAPGALHRTPEGIVVFDKEKCISCKYCVSACPFNIPRYGADDKVAKCHLCFDRVGAGRVPSCAQACPTQTLQFGNRDALIAKAKGAGKKLYGENALDGLGVVYALEDKPEAYGLPADPSIPTSIFLWKDVVRPLGILGFWGSVAAVVVHYVTYGNRQLEEDGKGKGGDAHG, from the coding sequence ATGGCCCAGGTACGCGTGGGATTTCTCGTCGACACGTCGCGCTGCATCGGTTGCCGCTCCTGCCAGGTCGCATGCAAGGCGTGGAACCACATGGACGCGGACAAGACGGTCGGGAAGGGGGTTTATGAAAACCCGACCGACCTCACCCCCAACCTCTACAACCGGATCCGGTTCCTCGAGAGCGCGGACGACCGGGGGAACGTGAAGTGGCTCTTCATGAACGAGCGGTGCGTCCACTGCGGCGACGCGGGCTGCATGAAGGTCTGCCCGGCGCCGGGAGCGCTCCATCGGACGCCGGAAGGGATCGTCGTCTTCGACAAGGAAAAGTGCATCTCGTGCAAGTATTGCGTCTCCGCCTGCCCGTTCAACATCCCCCGGTACGGGGCGGACGACAAGGTGGCCAAGTGCCACCTGTGCTTCGACCGGGTCGGGGCGGGCAGGGTCCCGTCGTGCGCCCAGGCGTGCCCGACCCAGACGCTGCAGTTCGGGAACCGGGACGCCCTGATCGCGAAGGCGAAGGGGGCCGGGAAGAAGCTGTACGGGGAGAACGCGCTCGACGGGCTGGGCGTCGTCTACGCGCTCGAGGACAAACCCGAGGCGTACGGCCTGCCCGCGGACCCGTCGATCCCGACGTCGATCTTCCTGTGGAAGGACGTGGTGAGGCCGCTCGGGATCCTCGGCTTCTGGGGCAGCGTCGCCGCGGTGGTGGTCCACTACGTGACGTACGGGAACCGGCAGCTCGAGGAGGACGGGAAGGGGAAGGGAGGGGACGCGCATGGGTAA
- a CDS encoding formate dehydrogenase accessory protein FdhE, whose protein sequence is MNRTADKIAHLRKTASEHPEYKDVLLPFEEIFAYVDGKEAGTGIRFDVPEGNGTERVRGGLPLLSPEALSVDRDAAAAFLSGLLGVLRRVGREGHADLDRIREGLSDGSLDLASLYIACLTRKRDVVDRAAAALSVQAPLLAFVLEIPLKTALERVSSSLPRERFDGWKEGYCPVCGSRAGMAELSGDEGKRWLSCSACFHLWPYPRIQCPYCDNTDPESLSYFTAGDGPTRVGVCRKCSRYLKTRDARLGNADVPLEAEDLVTLHLDLLAGREGFERGK, encoded by the coding sequence ATGAATCGCACGGCCGACAAGATCGCGCACCTGCGGAAGACCGCCTCGGAGCATCCGGAATACAAGGATGTCCTTCTGCCGTTCGAGGAGATCTTCGCGTACGTCGACGGAAAGGAGGCCGGGACGGGGATCCGCTTCGACGTCCCGGAGGGGAACGGGACGGAGCGGGTGCGGGGGGGGCTTCCGCTTCTCTCCCCCGAGGCGCTCTCCGTGGATCGGGACGCCGCCGCGGCCTTCCTGTCCGGGCTGCTCGGCGTCCTGCGGCGCGTCGGCAGGGAGGGCCACGCGGATCTCGACCGGATCCGGGAGGGACTTTCGGACGGCTCCCTCGACCTTGCCTCCCTGTACATCGCCTGTCTCACCCGGAAGCGGGACGTCGTGGACCGGGCGGCGGCCGCCCTTTCGGTGCAGGCGCCGCTGCTCGCCTTCGTCCTCGAGATCCCGTTGAAGACCGCCCTCGAGCGTGTTTCCTCCTCCCTTCCCCGGGAACGGTTCGACGGCTGGAAAGAAGGTTATTGTCCCGTGTGCGGGTCCCGCGCCGGGATGGCCGAACTTTCCGGGGACGAGGGGAAGCGATGGCTCTCCTGCTCCGCCTGTTTCCACCTCTGGCCGTACCCGCGGATCCAATGCCCCTACTGCGATAACACGGACCCGGAATCGCTCTCCTACTTCACGGCGGGGGACGGCCCCACCCGGGTAGGGGTGTGCCGCAAATGCAGCCGGTACCTGAAGACGCGCGACGCGCGCCTCGGGAACGCCGACGTGCCGCTGGAAGCCGAAGACCTCGTCACCCTCCACCTGGACCTGCTGGCCGGGAGGGAAGGGTTCGAGAGGGGGAAATGA
- a CDS encoding formate dehydrogenase subunit gamma has protein sequence MGKFVERFNTAERVLHWFVAASFFTLLLSGLGLYSRLFHGYFDLFGGGVGAILAHKYAGVVFFVSSMMLFFNHAKEMFTFDEDDRKWIRSLGGYLSKNPEHINSGKFNAGQKGFGVFMGIATLLLGVTGIINWIPASFPRALVQFSLLLHGLLFLAFVMLMVVHVYLTTIGNPGTLDGMLYGNVRRIWARKHHPKWYKEVGGE, from the coding sequence ATGGGTAAATTCGTCGAGCGGTTCAACACGGCCGAGCGGGTGCTCCACTGGTTCGTCGCCGCGTCGTTCTTCACCCTGCTCCTGTCGGGGCTGGGGCTCTACTCCCGCCTCTTCCACGGATACTTCGACCTGTTCGGGGGCGGGGTGGGGGCGATCCTGGCCCACAAGTACGCGGGGGTTGTCTTCTTCGTCAGCTCCATGATGCTCTTCTTCAACCACGCGAAGGAGATGTTCACCTTCGACGAGGACGACCGGAAGTGGATCCGGTCGCTGGGGGGCTACCTGTCGAAGAACCCGGAACACATCAACAGCGGAAAGTTCAACGCGGGGCAGAAGGGGTTCGGCGTCTTCATGGGGATCGCGACCCTGCTGCTCGGCGTCACGGGGATCATCAACTGGATCCCCGCGTCGTTTCCGCGGGCGCTCGTCCAGTTTTCGCTGCTCCTCCACGGCCTCCTGTTCCTGGCGTTCGTGATGTTGATGGTGGTGCATGTCTACCTCACCACGATCGGGAACCCGGGGACGCTGGACGGGATGCTCTACGGCAACGTCCGGCGGATCTGGGCGCGGAAGCACCACCCGAAGTGGTATAAGGAGGTAGGGGGCGAATAG